A stretch of the Malus sylvestris chromosome 10, drMalSylv7.2, whole genome shotgun sequence genome encodes the following:
- the LOC126586861 gene encoding E3 ubiquitin-protein ligase DA2L-like, producing MGNKLGRSRQVIDEKYTRPQGLYHHKDVDHKKLKKLILESKLAPCYPGDEDGTCDLEECPICFLYYPSLNRSRCCMKGICTECFLQMKVPNSTRPTQCPFCKTTNYAVEFRGVKTKEEKGLEQIEEQRVIEAKIRMRQQELQDEEERMKKRQPSSPRRSMARMGDEYSSVTVPSSTSPEGEEIVSSQDSCAVSMFRQPPSPRVYREDEFDVDLEDLMVMEAIWLSIQENGRQKSSSYVDAAPPEQFVSRQNIGSQAMASVSGSSSPSGGLACAIAALAERQQTSGESSANPGGNVSGYSMVPGTSRFYNRVDREPENYQVAVTSSEMSINHRMPLTQDDRAWDADTTRTSYASSDTTEDVGSTSAPPAGSEIEGDLQNAPSTIVPESFEEQMMLAMAVSLAEAGAVASGPGVSWQ from the exons ATGGGTAATAAGCTTGGAAGAAGTAGACAGGTGATTGATGAGAAATACACAAGGCCTCAGGGGCTTTACCACCACAAAGATGTGGATCATAAGAAACTGAAGAAGCTCATACTTGAGTCCAAACTTGCTCCTTGCTATCCTGGAGATGAAGACGGCACTTGCGATCTTGAAGAATGTCCAATTTGCTTTCTG TATTATCCAAGTCTTAATAGATCAAGATGTTGCATGAAAGGCATTTGTACAG AGTGTTTCCTGCAGATGAAAGTTCCCAATTCAACTCGTCCTACGCA GTGCCCTTTTTGTAAAACAACCAATTATGCTGTGGAGTTCCGTGGTGTGAAAACAAAGGAAGAGAAGGGCCTGGAGCAGATT GAAGAACAAAGAGTCATAGAAGCAAAAATCAGGATGCGACAGCAAGAACTGCaggatgaagaagaaagaatgaagAAAAGACAACCGAGCTCTCCAAGAAGAAGCATGGCACGAATGGGAGATGAATACAGCTCGGTAACTG TTCCATCTTCCACTTCTCCGGAAGGAGAGGAAATAGTTTCTTCTCAAGATTCATGTGCTGTCTCAATGTTTAGACAGCCTCCATCTCCGAGAGTGTACAG GGAGGATGAATTCGACGTGGATCTTGAGGATTTAATGGTCATGGAAGCAATTTGGCTTTCTATTCAG gAGAATGGGAGACAAAAGTCTTCATCTTATGTTGATGCTGCTCCACCTGAACAATTTGTCTCAAGACAAAACATTGGCTCACAAGCCATGGCTTCAGTTTCCGGTTCATCTTCACCATCCGGGGGTCTTGCCTGTGCAATAGCTGCCCTTGCAGAACGACAACAAACGAGTGGAGAATCCTCTGCAAATCCTGGTGGCAACGTGTCGGGGTATAGTATGGTTCCTGGCACTAGCAGATTTTACAACAGGGTGGACAGAGAACCTGAGAATTATCAAGTTGCAGTGACCTCTTCTGAAATGTCAATCAATCACAGGATGCCTTTGACGCAGGATGACAGAGCATGGGACGCTGACACAACACGGACGAGTTATGCAAGTTCCGACACAACAGAAGATGTCGGAAGTACATCTGCACCACCAGCGGGGAGTGAGATTGAGGGTGATCTTCAAAATGCCCCCAGCACTATCGTTCCCGAGAGTTTTGAGGAGCAGATGATGCTGGCCATGGCCGTTTCTTTGGCTGAGGCTGGAGCCGTGGCTAGTGGACCTGGAGTTTCCTGGCAGTAG
- the LOC126586235 gene encoding VQ motif-containing protein 1-like, producing MSSVGRSQSVKVVIINTKYVETDAMSFKDVVQRLTGKDSRVAYEVQEPVTKSPKYFVKEEINGRTSKNVMESSNTSITSTMTRDNSSVLMRNISFKEFERLFGEMPPVEEFWAK from the coding sequence ATGTCGAGTGTCGGCAGAAGTCAGTCTGTGAAGGTTGTGATCATCAACACCAAGTACGTGGAGACGGATGCTATGAGCTTCAAAGATGTCGTGCAAAGGCTAACTGGGAAGGACTCAAGGGTGGCATACGAAGTGCAGGAGCCAGTTACAAAGAGCCCGAAGTACTTTGTGAAAGAGGAAATCAATGGGAGGACTAGTAAGAATGTTATGGAATCATCAAATACTTCTATTACTAGTACTATGACTCGGGATAATTCTTCAGTTTTGATGAGAAATATCTCGTTCAAGGAGTTCGAAAGATTGTTCGGAGAGATGCCTCCAGtagaggagttttgggctaagTAA
- the LOC126588034 gene encoding interactor of constitutive active ROPs 1-like: MLRSRGSEMVQRPSPRGSHQLRTSSSDSDPLHHRPITDRSPKVGVDRRSPRGTQSDPLNQKKIGTRLADLESQLGQAQEELKILKEQLASAEAAKKEAQEKLEKKIKKRVVTSEPAKIHKTHPTLEFQDSNKTDCCSSDEVPVDIQKETDVFEVPVEKVTVESSETDQVEDETKQVDKSDEPTSILEAEKLSALRDLALKNDEINMLRAELEEKAKQLEVSGEESQGVKNQLNEAALNILAAQEKEKEMSLKLSQLEEELEVSKGNAGQLNEKLQATERAKEALEAEMKKMRVQTEQWRKAADAAAAVLAGGVEMNGRVIEPSTGGYTGFVGSPADDLDDGFGSCKRKGSGKKMFADLWKKKGQR, encoded by the exons ATGCTGCGATCAAG GGGCTCTGAAATGGTTCAAAGGCCGTCTCCTCGAGGCTCACATCAACTCAGGACATCAAGCTCTGATTCAGATCCACTCCATCATCGACCAATAACTGACCGAAGTCCAAAGGTAGGAGTGGATCGCCGTTCCCCAAGAGGTACACAATCTGATCCactaaaccaaaagaaaattggAACCCGCCTTgctgatttggaatctcagctTGGGCAAGCACAAGAAGAGCTAAAGATACTGAAAGAGCAGTTGGCTTCAGCCGAGGCTGCAAAGAAAGAAGCACAAGAGAAActggaaaagaaaattaagaaacgAGTTGTGACTTCTGAGCCAGCGAAGATCCATAAAACGCATCCTACATTGGAATTTCAAGATTCTAACAAAACGGACTGTTGTTCCTCTGATGAAGTTCCAGTTGACATCCAAAAGGAAACTGATGTTTTTGAAGTCCCAGTAGAAAAAGTTACAGTTGAATCTAGTGAGACTGATCAGGTGGAAGATGAAACCAAACAAGTTGATAAATCAGATGAACCAACATCGATTTTGGAAGCAGAAAAACTTTCAGCCTTACGTGACCTAGCTTTGAAGAATGATGAGATAAACATGCTAAGAGCTGAGTTGGAAGAGAAGGCAAAGCAGTTAGAAGTGTCTGGTGAAGAAAGTCAGGGTGTAAAGAATCAGCTAAACGAAGCGGCATTAAATATTTTAGCTGcccaagaaaaggaaaaggaaatgtCCTTGAAGTTAAGTCAGCTTGAAGAAGAGCTGGAAGTGAGTAAGGGAAATGCAGGTCAGCTGAACGAGAAGCTGCAAGCAACGGAAAGAGCAAAGGAAGCACTGGAAGcggagatgaagaagatgagagtGCAGACAGAGCAGTGGAGAAAGGCAGCagatgctgctgctgctgtacTTGCCGGGGGTGTGGAGATGAATGGTAGAGTAATTGAGCCATCAACTGGTGGCTACACGGGCTTTGTGGGGTCACCAGCTGATGACTTGGACGATGGATTCGGTAGTTGTAAAAGGAAGGGCTCCGGCAAAAAAATGTTCGCTGACTTGTGGAAAAAGAAAGGCCAGAGAtag